The Lancefieldella sp. Marseille-Q7238 genomic interval TCATCGTGGACCGGTGTTCCCGTATCAAAGATGATGCAGGGCGAGATGGACAAGCTCAAGAATCTTGAGAGCCAGCTTCACCTGCGTGTTATTGGTCAGGATGAAGCGGTATCTGCGGTTTCGGCAGCGGTCCGCAGGAGCCGTGCAGGCCTTGCTGATCCTAATCGTCCGCTGGGCAGCTTCTTCTTTTTGGGGCCGACCGGCGTTGGCAAGACCGAGCTGGCAAAAGCGCTGGCCGAGCTCTTGTTTGATGACGAGCGCTCGCTGATTCGTATCGACATGTCCGAATACATGGAGAAATTCTCGGTGCAGCGTCTGATCGGAGCGCCTCCTGGATATGTGGGTTATGACGAGGGCGGTCAGCTGACCGAGGCCGTGCGTCGCCATCCGTATTCTGTGGTATTGCTGGATGAGATGGAAAAGGCTCATCCTGATGTATTCAACGTGCTGCTGCAGGTGCTCGACGATGGCCGTCTGACTGACGGGCAAGGCCGCGTGGTGAGCTTCAAGAATACGATTATCATCATGACCAGCAACGTTGGCTCCCAGTTCATTGCTGGGGCGGGTGCTTCCGGAATGAACGAAGAGACGCGTAAGCAGGTTATGGACGCGCTGCGAGGCGCATTCCGCCCGGAGTTTTTGAACCGTATCGATGACGTGGTTATCTTCCAGCCGCTTGGCTTGAACGATATCGAGAAGATTGTGGACATCCAACTTAAGGACGTCCGTGCACGTCTGGCGCGGGAGCGCATGACACTTAAGCTCTCTGATGCCGCAGTGCAATCCCTGGCGCTCGACGGTTTGGACCCTGTGTACGGCGCGCGTCCTTTGAAGCGGTTGATTCAGCGGCGCGTTGTTGACCAGGTGGCAAACCTCATCATTGCCGGCGAGCTTCATGAGGGCGACACTGTTCTCATTGATACCGACGATGACGGGAACCTTGTGGCACATCGCGCTTAGCGTGAGATTGGCGCATTGTGGCGAGAAGGGCAGTGGAAGTGAAGCGAGGAGGCTGCGCGTGAAGCGTGATTGCGTGAAAGACAACCTGACAAACGTTGACGACGCATCCCAAGAAACTCTTCGTGACACTGTTGTTGTGAACGATGGTGGGAAATCCACGCCCTTCTCGCCAGGGACATTGGTACCGGACAAGGACTCCGCGCAAAAGAATTCCGCGAAAAGGCCAAACGTACATAGGCCTGTCAAAAAGGTACAGGCGCAGCGGTCGGAATATATTCGTGCTGAAAACGAAGACGATGATGGGTATGATCCCTATTCCGACCGTCGCCCTGAGCCCGAGCCGCTGTTTGAGCGGGATCCCTGGATGTAAGGGTTTTGTGCTGTAGGCGTGCTAGTTTCGGCGCACTAGTTTGGTTGCAGTGGTTTTGGCGCACTAACTGTCGTGCGAATAGATACAATTCCTAAATGTTGGCTCTGTCCCATAATTGTGGTACAGAGCCAACATAGCCAAATATCAATTTGATTTCTTTGAGTTGCCGTCAAATGAACAGCTCATCGAATGAGTAGCTTGCTAAGCGGATGTTGTAAGGCTATTGTTGTGAGGCTATATACGATGCGTGCACGCTTCGCTACCTGACCACGCTTCGCCACCTAACCCGCTTCGCTACCTGACGGCAGATCCCCAGTTGGCTGACATCCATGTCCACAGGAAATATGCGACGATGGCAATAATGACAAGCACTACGACAGCTGCAATCAGAGAACCCGCGTGCATACGACGTTCCTTCTTTACGAAGATATCGCGCTGCCCCTTAGGGACTTGCAGGTATTGTCCGTAATGGAGATCTTTTCTGAGCTGCGCGATCTCAGCGTTGGATCGTTTCCAACTTCTGCTGCTGTGGCCATGATGCACCTTGCCAATGGTAAAGCTGGATTCATGAGCGGCAGAGGCTTCATCTTCTTCACCACGGGCAAAGTCGTTGATGGGTTCTACAGTCTTGTGCGCTCGACGCTTACGAACATAATGCGTGCCCTTGTGTGCATCATCGGCGGAGAGCTCGTTATGGCCGTGATCATGAGACGGTGCAATGTCATCCTCAAGAGTTTCTTCAAAGGAAGTCTCTCCGGAAAAAGCCTCAATCGTTTCGTATTCTTCTTCGACTGCCTGCTCAGCGGTATCAGTATGTTCTGCATCGAAATGGTGGCTCGATGGAGCTTCTTGGCCCGATGAAGTCTCTTGGGGAATAGTATGAGTCATTGATTCCTCATCAAGTATCTGGCCCGCGTCAGCAGGGAGCTTTTCATGAGAATTTGTAGTTTGGTCCACGTTAACCTCCGTGGTTGAGCGGTTACCCATTGCACTATTCTAATCCATGGGCGCCCAGCTGTCTTGCGATGAGTTAAAAGAGGGGTTTAGAACTTGAGGATGATCTGAATCCCCAGGTATTCTCGTCAGTAAAATCGCTGGAATATATGAGTTAATAACACTTAGATAACATATGTTATACAGGCTGAGAAATTTTCAAAATCTTGATTAAACTTCCTTGGATTGGGCATATAGAACAATGAACAACGGAGTGCCAGAGATGGCACATTACCAGCAAAGGAGTGGTTTTGATGAATGGTATGGTTCCTTTTGATCGTTACGCGCGCGGGTTAAGTAATTGGCCTTTCGGCGGAAGCCTTGAGAGCTTCTTCGATTCGCCGTTCTCGTCCACAAGCTCTGAAGCATTTCCAATGAACGTTGAAGACGCAGGAGAGAAGTATGTGGTGACCGCAGAGCTCCCCGGTCTTTCTCGTGAGGACATCGACGTTGAGTTGAATGAGGGTCGTCTGTCCATTACTGCTGAGCACAAGGAATCCGACGAGGAAAAGGGTAAGAATTACCTGCATAAGGAATCCTCTGAGTGGCGTGCGACTCGCGGTGTGTATCTGAAGGATGCGGCGACACAGGGTTTGAGCGCAAAACTCGATAACGGCGTGTTGACGATTTCCGTTCCAAAGCAGGACGAGAAAGCAAACGTTACCAAGATTTCTATTGACTAAGGCGGTTTGAATCGAGAGTCTTAACGAGAATCTGAGGAGTTAGAAAGACTTTCGTGCGTTTCTTTCCCAACAGCATCTCAAAGCGGCTTGAAGCAAAACTTCGAGCCGCTTTTTGTTTTCCTGCTTAGTTTCCCGCTTAGTTTTCCGCTTACATAGCCCGCCCAGGAGGCGTGCACTCCCAGAAGATACTTATGAGGCAATCTGTCCGGGAGGCGCCAATCCCTAGAGGATGCTTATGGGGCAATCTTGACTGGCGACAAGAATACGCAGGCCGGTGTCGGTACGGGCTTGTGTGAAGATGTCATTCTCAGGTTTGGCGTCAAGCGCGGCGGCAAGGGTGCGCACGGCAATACTTGGCTGGTTGTTCTCGCGTGAAAGATGCATACCCACGACCGCCTCTGTGCAATCGCTCACGAGCTCCATAACCGCGTGAGCTGCCTGTTCGTTTGAGAGGTGACCGCAAGGCCCTCCCACGCGGCTTTTAAGCATTTGCGGATAGGGTCCTGTGGCAAGCATGTGCTCATCATGGTTTGATTCGAGCGCCAAAATGCGCGCGCCCGCAAGGCGTAGAAGGGCGTCGTCGGTCAGAACGCCCGTGTCTGTGCAATAACCGATACTATCTGTCTCAAGGTCCTTCTCGTCAAAGAGACTGAAGCGCATGCCGATAGGTTCGGCGACATCGTGCGACGTAGGAAAGGCGTGGACGGCAATCTCACCGATATGGGTAACACTGTCGCGAGCAATCTCGGAAAATGTAATGCCGGTCGTGCCCGCCCGGCCGGAAAGAACCTGCGCGGTGCCTGGCGTGGTAAAAACAGGAACGTCAAAGCAATTTGAAAATACGCGGAGACCGGAAACGTGGTCAGAATGTTCGTGAGTGATGAAAACAGCAGCTACGCGGCGCATATTGACGTGCATTTCATCCGCCCGGCGCAGCAGTTCTCGCTTTGAAAGACCGCAGTCCACAAGGATGCTGGTTCTTGGCCCTTCGACAATGGCGGCGTTTCCACCTGAGCCACTGGCAAGGATGTGCAGATGAATT includes:
- a CDS encoding Hsp20/alpha crystallin family protein; its protein translation is MNGMVPFDRYARGLSNWPFGGSLESFFDSPFSSTSSEAFPMNVEDAGEKYVVTAELPGLSREDIDVELNEGRLSITAEHKESDEEKGKNYLHKESSEWRATRGVYLKDAATQGLSAKLDNGVLTISVPKQDEKANVTKISID
- a CDS encoding MBL fold metallo-hydrolase, with the protein product MAPQIHLHILASGSGGNAAIVEGPRTSILVDCGLSKRELLRRADEMHVNMRRVAAVFITHEHSDHVSGLRVFSNCFDVPVFTTPGTAQVLSGRAGTTGITFSEIARDSVTHIGEIAVHAFPTSHDVAEPIGMRFSLFDEKDLETDSIGYCTDTGVLTDDALLRLAGARILALESNHDEHMLATGPYPQMLKSRVGGPCGHLSNEQAAHAVMELVSDCTEAVVGMHLSRENNQPSIAVRTLAAALDAKPENDIFTQARTDTGLRILVASQDCPISIL